The following is a genomic window from Actinomadura sp. WMMB 499.
GCCGAGGAACGCTTGCGCGACGTCGACGACGGCGACGAGGCGTGGCGGCGCGTCCAGGACGAGATCACCCGCCACTACTCCGACCTGTCGGAGGCGCTGTCGCGGCACGGGCACCACGCGGTGGCGGGCCTGGACGACTGGTTCGTGGTCACGATCCAGTTCCAGGGCCGCGAGCGGCCCCCCGGCGAGCTGACGGAACTGCTGGACGGTGAGATCGGCTACCGCGAGCGGATGCTGACCGCCAAGGAACGCGACCTGCTGGAAGAGCACCTGATCAACGATGTCGCGAGCCATCTGCAGGAGCTCATCGCGGAGGCGGAGGCGCAGGTCGGGTTCATGAACGCCGAGCTGGAGGAGCGCCCCACCTCCACGGGCATGCGGTTGCGGCTGCGCTGGGAGCCCAGCCCGGACGGCCCGGCGGGACTCACCGAAGCCAGGGCCCGGCTGCTGCGGCAGAACGCCGACCTGTGGTCGCCCGCCGACCGCGTGGCCGTCGGCGACTTCCTGCAGCGCGAGATCGAACGGGTCCGCGCCGAGGACGAGCACGGCACCTGGCAGGACCACCTGCGCGAGGCCCTGGACTACCGGGCCTGGCACCGCTTCGTCATCGAGCGCTACCAGGACGGCCGCTGGCGCAGCGCGATCGGTCCCGCGTCCGGTGGTGAACGCGTGCTGACGGTGTCGCTGCCGCTGTTCGCCGCCACGTCCGCCCATTACCGCTCCGCCCACCCCCACGCGCCGCGCATGGTCGCGCTCGACGAGGCCTTCGCCGGAGTGGACGACGACGCCCGCGCCAAATGCCTCGGCCTGCTCACCACCTTCGACCTCGACGTGGTGATGACCTCCGAACGCGAATGGGGCTTCTACCCCACCGTCCCCGGCCTGGCCGCCCACCACTTGGTGCGGCGCGACGGCGTCGACGCGGTGCACGTCACGACCTGGGAGTGGGACGGCCGCGAACCCGTCCGCGTCGAGCGCGCGGCGACGCCCGCCGCCCCGCCCGCGCCGGGGAATCCGCCCCCGGCTCCGGACGACGGGTTGTTCTGACGGATGGAAGCGAGCGTCGATCTGCGTCGGCTGCGCAGCACCCTCGGCGACCCGGCGCTGGCCCGACTGGTCGCGGCACTCGCCCGCAGGATCGAACTGGGCCGCCCGCTGACCGGGCCGCTGGTGCTCGCGCGCCCGTCCGACGCCGAATTGCGCGCGATCCGCGGCCTGCTGGGGTCCCGCCGTGCCGGCGGCGGCTCGGTCACCGTCCCGCTCGACCGGGTGGCCGCCGCGCTGGCCGAGGCGGCGATCGCACCCGACCTGCGTTCCGCCGTCGAGGCGTTGACCGGGCCGGTCACACCGCGGGCCGTCACCTCCGCGGCCGAGGACGCGGCCCGGCGAACGGCCGGGGACGTACTGGCGGCGGGACGGCACGCCGGAACCGACTGGTACCGCGCGTGGAGCGAGGCGGTGGCCGTCGACGGAACCCTGACCAGGCTGATCCGCCGCGGCGAGACCCGACTGATCGACGCGGCCGTCGCCGTCCTCGACCTGCTCCCCGCCCCCGGTACCCCGCTGCCGGTCGTCGCCGAGCGGGCCACCGGCGACACCAAGGCGCTGTCCGGGACGCCCCTGGCGGCATTGATCGCGCGTGCCCTCACCTTCCGCGCGGGGGTCGACCAGCCGCGCGGTGCGGAAGCCGAACGAGACCTCTGGGAGTCCGCCGGTGTGATCATCGACGACCTCTCCAGCCACGTGCTCGTCCTCGGCTTGGCGGCGCACGGCGACGAGCCCCTGGCGGAATGGCTGACCCAGGCCGCGGTCCGGCACACCCCGTTCAGGATCACTCTGCACCAACTCGTCACCATGCCGGTCACGCCATCCGCCGCGACCGTCCACGTCTGCGAGAACCCCTCGGTCCTGCGCGCCGCCGTCTCCGCCCCGGCCGCCGCACCGTTGATCTGCACCGAGGGGATTCCCTCGGCGGCCTGCAACCGGCTGCTGACGGCGGTCGCCGATGCCGGTGCGGCCGTCCGCTGGCGCGGCGACTTCGACTGGACCGGCCTGCGCACCACCGCCACCGCGATCGGCCGCTACGGTGCCGAGCCTTGGCGCATGTCCATCACCGACTACGAGACGGCTCTCGCCGCCGGCGACACCGAACCGCTGCGCGGCACCCCCGCGTCCAGCCCCTGGGAACCCGCCCTCGCCGACCGGATGCGCAACGCGGGCCGCGCCGTCATGGAAGAACGCCTGATCCCGCTGCTGCTCACTGACCTGACCGCCGCCCGGCCACCGGCCGCATCGCCCGCGACCACCGAGCGGATGTAGCCGTCTCCGGCGGTGGTGGTCGGCCACCGACGAACCCGGCGGCAACGACGACTCATCGATCAATAAGTGCGGCTGGAGTACTAACTGCGCTCGCTCTTGGTAGTTGCTACCGAATCGCCTCCAGGCCGCGCGGCTCATGCCTGAACTGGGGACTCCGTCACCGTCATCCATCGGCCTTCGAGCATCCCCAACCTCGCTCATCGACGCCTACTTCACTGGCCGCCCACCCGGCCGCCGGTGCTCAGTTGCTATAGCCGGACCCGGACATTCGGTCTCCCCACGAAGAGATTTCGGCTTATCATCGGGCGAGAGTTCCATGAAGCATCCGCGAGCGACCGCAGGAGGTATGCCTCGTACCCACGCAACCCGAGTTAGTGGCGGAGCGACATGGCGAAGCAGAAGTCAGCGACATCTGACTGGGGCTGGGAGGACAAGACCGGCCCGGTCTGGGGCGCACAGGCATATGACACCAAGGGAGGACAGGATCACCTGGGCCTCGGCTCGGTGAGTTCCGACCGGATACTGCCGGCGCTGTCGCCGGGCATCAACGTGCTGACCATCCACCCGAGGTACTGGTCATTCTACGCGTGGGTGCTAGAGACATTCTGGAATCAGGGCGATCTTCCTCGGACAAGGGCATCGTTCAGGAGCTTCTACCGGCCTCGTGAGGCGCTGTTTTCATTGGCCTGCCACGTGTGCGAGGCTCCCGAGCACAACACGCTCGTCGGTAACATAGTGGGTTCGCGGCGCGTCAACCGTCTCCGGAACGACCAAAGCTTCGATCCCGAGTACGACTACATTAAGGAGCCTCTCGGTGGTTACGGTCTGTACTACCGGTCGGCCATGGAGGCGATGGGGGTTCTGGTCATAGCCGGAACGGACAATGGCTTCCCCTTTGACGCCCCGACCCCGGCTGGCAGGGCGCTTGCTGCGGCCTATGGGCAATCTGTCGAGAAGACGAACCTTGGGAAGATGCTCGCGGCCGATAAGATACCGGAACGAGTTTCGCGTCAGGATGTTGCCGCCTTCGCCTACGCAGCCTGCTTATGCGGACTCCGCGTTGCCGACAACTTTGATCTTCCCCTCGTCCGGGAGTTGTTTCTATACGCCGGTCACGCTGGTGAGCCTAAAGCTCGCAGGGAAACGATCCGGTTCGTCCTTGACCTCAGTCAGAGTTCACAGACGGTCGGCATCGAGGAGGACGATTTCCGCCAGCTCGCCTTCTATCGCGAGCTAAGCGGTGCAACGTACGAGCCGCGAGAGGACTTGGCCGCCGTTGCCCGCCGCTGGCGGCTCTATCAGGCGCGCGAGTACTTTTCCTTCGTTTTCAACCGCCTTTTGGGCTGGGTAAGCCGCACGGGGCTGGAAGAGTCCGAGGATGGGCTCTCACCCGTTCCTATCGGCCGACTCTGGGAGAGAGTCGATCGGGCCCTCGACGACAGCAGGTTCGTGAGCGAGACCGGCCTTGGCGACCACGTCGTGGACGCCTCTACGACAGCGGCGACCTTCGCTGACCTACTGGCCCAGCACGTTGACCTCAGTTCCGGTGTCGATGCCATCTGGCCGCGCCATGCCAGCGTCGATGAGCACGCACTCTACGAGCGGTGCAGCTCCCAGGTGGACGATGCCGAGACCTTGGTGGCGGGGCTGGCCGTCCTCCTGCTCCTTTACCGCCGACTCGGTACACCGGGACGGGTCGCCGACCTCGAAGCGGACTGGGACGTCCTCCGCAGCGGTGAATCGCTGCGGATCGGGATGCTCGGCTTCTTCAGCCGGCTCCACAAGAAGATGATCGCCGGAGTCACCCTGTCCGAACTCGCACGCTGGGTCATCGAGTATCACGTGATCATCCAGCACGAACGAGTTGCGACGTCCAAGCTTCCCCATGACACCTTTCGAGTGCGACGCTCCGGCGAGCAGCTGCGGTTCTTCGTTCAGGAGGCGCCAGCGGGCTTCAACGACAGCCGGTTTCTCGCGCTGAGCACGACCGTCCACGAACTGGGGTTGGTGAGCCCCCTACGAGATGCAAACCGCAGATTGACGGCGTCCGGCCGTGAACTGCTTGGGCAAGGGGATCTCGAGACAGGGGACATGGAAGCCGCGGCGGCTGCCTTCGAGCCCTCGCAGGGGGAGGCCAAGTGACCGAGTCGGCCGTCCCCGCACAACTTGTCGTGCCGGAACTTCTCCAAGGGCCATGGTCGAGTCTGATCATCCTGACCTTCGGGGCCGAGCTCGGCTTCTTCGAGAACAGGCTCCTCAGCCAGCTCTCGCAAGTGCCCCTCCGGGTGATCCTCGCCGATGGCGAGCAACTCGGAGCGAAATTCGCGGAGGCAGCTGCCACGGGCCAGCGTTGGAAACGGGCCAACCGGACCTACGTGGCCGGGCCGATCCGGCACCAACGGTCTGCGCACGCCAAGGTCATCATGCTGACCGCGGAGCACGAGGGACTACTGGTCGTCGGATCTGGAAACCTCGGTCACGACGGATATGCGTCGTCCGGGGAACTCTGGAGCATCTTCCGCTATCACGACGAACGCCCCGGCCACCTTCCGGAGTTCGTGGCAGCCCGATCTCTCATTGATGGCATGGTCACACGTGACCTCCTGGATCCTCCGGTCGTGGAGCTACTGGGGGACGTGTGGGGAACAGCGGCTTGGATGCCGGCCACGGGGGCCGCAGACACCTTCGTACGGCACAATCTCGCTCGCCCCTTAATCGAGCAGCTCGCTGACAGGGTCACCTGGCCGGTCCACGAACTCGTGGCGTACGCGCCCTTCCACGATCCGGAGTGTGCCGCCCTTGCCGCCCTGATCGCGAGGTTCTCCCCCGCAAAGGTCACCGCACTCGTGAGTAAGGGGACCTCCGTCGACCCGGAGCACCTGGACTCGGTTCTGTCGAAAGTGGAGGCGGCGTCCACGGAGGCCATCACCGTAGAGGGGCATGCTACGACCTACATCCACGCGAAGTGGGTACACCTGCTCGGCCAGGACAGAGAGGTACTCCTGAGCGGCTCGGCCAACCTGTCGCGCTCAGCCCTGCTGCAGTCCGCCGAGACCGGGAACATCGAGGTCGGCCTGATTCGCGAGGGAGCAAAGGGAGGCTTCGCCTCCATCTACGAGCACCTGGTTCGAACGCCCGTTGCGGACGTCGGAGAGTTCGGGCTTCGCATCCAACCTTCTACCAAGAAGGAGATCGTTCAGCCGGACCATCCGATCCTGTTGTGGAGTCGGCTCGACGGCAGGGCACTCACCCTTGTCTTCGACCGCTTCGACCACGACCCTCATGCAGGGCCGGAGTTGTCGGTGGCCATCGGTGGCGTGGGTCTTAAGTACGTCTCGATCCAGTTCGATGGGACATCCGTCAAGCTGCAACTGACCGCCGAGTCGGCCGCCATGGTGACGGAAGGAGGGGGCGTTGAGGTCCACTTCGGCGACGACGAAGAGGCAGCGAGCCACGCGTGGCCGTATCAACTCGGCCAGCTCCGAAGGCGCTTGGAGAGAACAGACCGGCGGGAACACCTGACCAGGATCGGCCGACTTCCAGACAAGGAAGCAGAACTGATCGAGCTCCTCCACGAGCTGGAACAGTCACTCATCATCGACGCCGCCACAGCCTGGCGGGTGGTGAAGCCGACTGTGCCGCCGCCCGAGACAGATGGCGAGAGTGCGTCGATCTCGTGGGACGACCTCGACTGGGAGCGTGTCCGACGTGACCCGCGGTACACGGGCTACCTGCCGCGTGGCCGCGGCCATGGCACCGCACCGTCCGACATTCAGCTCATCCTCGCTGCCATCAGCGGCCGCCTCGGGAATCTCGGCGTCTTTCCTCCAATGCTCGACAGCGACGATGATGAATCGGATCTGGCGCGCGAGGGAGGTATCGAGTCTGCTGGCAATGCGGAGGAGAACGAAGATGACACGGAAGATGAGGTGACGAGGCGGACACTTTCGATCAGCACCAAAGGCCGCATGGCCTGGAATCGGTTCATCAAGCGTTATACCCTCGCCACGCAGGATGATAAATTCCTCGAGGAGATGGGGCCACTGGTGGCTGCGACGAACGCGGCCATCTTCAGCAACCTACTGGAACAGCTCGCGGACAATGGCTACGCGGATGCACATCGCATTATAGAAGCCCAAGTGGCCCTTTGGGAACTGCTATGGGGGTCGCCTATGGGGCGAGGCGGAGTACTTGAAACGGTTGCCGAGGGTGAGAAATCAGAGATCGCAGCACGAATCTCAGGGGCAGGAGTACAAGCAGCGGCAATGCGGGCCATGGTCTGGATCTATGATCAGGATCTGGACGAGGCGCTGAGTAGCGCGGTTCGCGACCAGTTGCGCCACCTGATCGTCGTCCACGCATTCGGTCTCGACGAGCAACTTCTCCAAACACTCGACCCCCTGGGCAGCCGGACCCCGACCATGCTCGCCGTCCTCGCAGAGATCGCGAGAACCTCCAGCCAGCGGGAACAGGACGAGTACGTCCTCTTGCCCCTGGGCCTGTCGCGCTTTGCCGCCAGATGGGAAGTCGAAGAGGTCCGTCGCTCACGCGCTGGCCGAATCGCCACCCTGAAAACGGACGTCCTGGTCGTCCGCGAGCATGTGCCCGGTCTCAATAGCGACGGCATTCGAGCCGCGCTTGGCCGATTGGCCGTAGCACGCCACCTCGCTGGCCTCGATCACTCTTACCTTCGCATCCGCTTCGCAGGAAACGGATGGGACGTGGGGATCTGGGACGAAGGCAGTGACAAGGGCAAGCTTCTCATCAAGAGTAACGATGAACGGATCGAGGGCCTCGCTCTCGATCCTCCCTGGCCAGACTGGCTTTTCGTCCTTAACGAACTTCAAGATTGGGCAGGCAAACGCAGGCCCACTCGGGTTGTCGCCTAGATTGAGCCCCCTCAGTCGATAGGTGCCGAACGGCAGGTAGGACCGCTTCGTAATGATGAGAATCCCGAGTATGGGCGGAAGCCGAGGCACGATGCCATGCCATGCCGACTATTTCTGGGTTCGCACACCTCCCGGTTGGTTGAGCGGCTGCGGGTTCTGGCGAGGGCTGTAAGGGCTGTCTCGGCGTCTGGGCTTCTGTCTGCTTCAGGCGCAGCAAGCCGGGCGATGTCGCGGTGTCCTTGGGCAGCCCCCTCGCGCGGGCACGAGCGGGCTGACGATGGAGTGGATCAGGCTTCGTCCGGCTCCACGAGCAGGCGGTGGAGATCGGCTGTAACTACCCGGTAGCTGGTGCCGGTGCGGATGATTTTGCAGGGGAAGCGGTTCGCGCGGGCGAGTTGGTAGGCGCGGGTTCGGCCGAGGCCGAGGGCGCGGGCTGCTGTTTCGATGGAGGCGGCCTAGCTTGTTCTTTAACCTGGCCGGGGTCCTGGCCTGTGGGATCAGGCGTTCACCTGACATCAGGACGGCCTTGGCGTGATCATGTGCGCTGTTGAGGACGCAGTGTGATCACTACCAAGGCCGTGAGGATTGAGTCTGCTGGATGAGCGTGCCCGTGTCGATGCCCTGTCGGTGTTGTCCCGGTTCCGGGTCGGTTTTCATGGCTGTCTGACCGCCCGGGCGGACGCGCTGTTCGAGCGACCGACGCGCTGCTGTGCTCCGACGGGCCGGTGAGAACGCTGGTAGACCTGGCGTTGGCTCCCGAGCATCGGCGGGGGCACGGCGCACTGTACGACGGCTTGAACTGCGGCGGCCTGGACGTGGAGCGGTTCCGGATGTCGCTGGCCGCGCTGCCGTTGCCGCGGGCCGCCGATGGCCGGATCGTGCTGGCGGTCGATGTCAGCCCATGGCTGCGCTCGGACGCCCAGACGTCGGCGGAGCGCCTGTTCTGCCACGTGCACGGACGAGGCAAGAACGCAGCGCAGTTCGTCCCCGGCTGGCCGTACTCGTTCGTGGCCGCGCTGGAAACCGGCCGGACCTCATGGACGGCCGTCCTGGACGCGGTCCGGCTGGGCCCCGCCGACGACGAGACCGCGGTGACCGCCACCCAACTGCGCGGGGTGGTCGGACGACTGCTTGCGGCCGGGCACTGGCGGGACGGCGACAACGACATCCTGCTCGTCGCCGACGCCGGCTACGACGTGACCCGGCTGGCGTTCCTGCTGGCCGACCTGCCGGTCGAACTCGTCGGCCGGATCCGCTCGGACCGGGTCCTGCGCCTGCCCGCACCGCCGCGCCGACCCGGCACCAACGGCCGTCTACCCAGGCACGGCGG
Proteins encoded in this region:
- a CDS encoding TIGR02679 family protein, giving the protein MEASVDLRRLRSTLGDPALARLVAALARRIELGRPLTGPLVLARPSDAELRAIRGLLGSRRAGGGSVTVPLDRVAAALAEAAIAPDLRSAVEALTGPVTPRAVTSAAEDAARRTAGDVLAAGRHAGTDWYRAWSEAVAVDGTLTRLIRRGETRLIDAAVAVLDLLPAPGTPLPVVAERATGDTKALSGTPLAALIARALTFRAGVDQPRGAEAERDLWESAGVIIDDLSSHVLVLGLAAHGDEPLAEWLTQAAVRHTPFRITLHQLVTMPVTPSAATVHVCENPSVLRAAVSAPAAAPLICTEGIPSAACNRLLTAVADAGAAVRWRGDFDWTGLRTTATAIGRYGAEPWRMSITDYETALAAGDTEPLRGTPASSPWEPALADRMRNAGRAVMEERLIPLLLTDLTAARPPAASPATTERM